The Bradyrhizobium barranii subsp. barranii genome segment AGCTTCGGATAGTCCTTCAGCAGCCGTTCGCGCGAAAAGCCGAGCTTGTCCATCGAGCCCGGCTTGAGGTTCTGGATCAGCACGTCCGCGCTCGCGATCAGCTTTTCCAGCTCGGCGCAGCCTTCTTTCGTTGCGAGATCGACCACCGCCGATTGCTTGCCGCGGTTGAGCCACACGAAATAGCTGCTCTGGCCCTTGGCCGCCGCGTCATAGCCGCGGGCGAAATCGCCCTCGGGCCGCTCGATCTTGATCACTTCCGCGCCGGCGTCTGCCAGCCGCGACGAGCAGAACGGCGCCGCGACCGCCTGCTCGACCGCAATCACCCTGATCCCGTCCAATGCTCCCATGATGCGACCTCAGTACGAGCGGGGCATGCCGAGCACGTGCTCGGCGACGTAGGACAGCACCAGGTTGGTCGAGATCGGCGCCACCTGGTAAAGCCGCGTCTCGCGGAATTTGCGCTCGACATCGTACTCCTCGGCGAAGCCGAAGCCGCCATGGGTCTGGATGCAGGCGTTTGCCGCTTCCCACGACGCATCCGCCGCCAGCATTTTTGCCATGTTGGCCTCCGCGCCGCAGTCGAGCCCGGCCTCGTATTTGCGCGTGGCTTCCTTCACCATCAGCTCGGCCGCGCGCATCGAGGCGTAGACCTTGGCGATCGGAAACTGAATGCCCTGGTTCTGGCCGATCGGCCGGCCAAACACCGCGCGCTCCTTGGCGTAGTTCGTGGCCTTAGCGATGAACCACTTTGCGTCGCCGACGCATTCGGCCGCGATCAGGATGCGCTCGGCATTCATGCCGGAGAGGATGTAGCGGAACCCCTTGCCTTCCTCGCCGATCAGATTCTCCGCCGGCACCTTCATGTCGGTAAAGAACACTTCGGTCGTGGCGTGGTTCATCATGGTGCGGATCGGTCGGATCTCGAGGCCGTTGTTCTTGGCCTCGCGCATATCGACGATGAAGACCGAGAGACCATCGGTGCGCTTCTTGCTCTGGTCCTTCGGCGTGGTGCGCGCCAGCAGCACCATCAGGTCGGAATGCTCGGCCCGGCTGGTCCAGATCTTCTGGCCGTTGACGATGTAGCTGTCGTTGCCTTCCTTGCGCGCAAACGTCTTCAGCGAAGACGTATCGGTGCCGCTGGTCGGCTCGGTGACGCCGAACGCCTGAAGCCGCAATTCGCCGCTCGCGATCTTCGGCAGGTACTTCGCCTTCTGCTCGTCATTGCCGTGCCGCAGCACGGTGCCCATCGTGTACATCTGGGCATGGCAGCCGCCGCCGTTGCAGCCCGCGCGCTGGATCTCTTCGAGGATCGCCGCCGCGGCCGAAAGCTTCAGGCCCGCGCCGCCATATTCCTCGGGGATCAGCACCGAGAGATAGCCGGCCTGCGTCAGCGCATCGACGAAGGCCTTGGGATAGGCCATCTCGCGATCGAGCTTGCGCCAGTATTCGCCGGGAAACTGCGCGCAGAGCTTTGCGACGGCCTCGCGGATGTCGGCGTGATCTTCGGTGTGGTGTTGTTCACTCATGGCGTTTTCCATCGATAGCGGCAGTCAAGATAACGCCGGCCGATCCCCTGGCGTTGTGAAAACATCGCCAGCCCCCTATGCTCATTTGCTATAGCGTATGAAGTAGCCTTCGAGGATTGGCAAGCATGGATTTCCGGCAGCTCAGGACCTTCAGTTGCGTGGCGGAGCTCGGCAGCCTCTCCAAGGCCTCCGACACGTTGCGCGTGGCGCAGCCGGCGCTGAGCCGGCAGATCAAGCTGCTGGAACACGAGCTGCGCACGGAGCTGTTCACGCGCAACGGACGCGGCATGGTGCTGACGGAAGCCGGCCGTCTCTTGCTGGCACGCACCTCCGGCATCGTGCGGCAGATCGACCAGATCCGCGACGATATCCAGTCGACCAAGGGGCCGCCGTCCGGCCAGGTCGTGCTCGGCCTGGTTCCGACCGTGAGCTGTGTGCTGTCGGCGCGCTTCGCGCGGCGCTGCGTCGAAAAATTTCCCGGCATTTCGCTGCGCATCGTCGAGAGCTACAGCGGTCATCTCGTCGAATGGCTGCATCGCGGCGAGATGGATCTGGCCATTCTCTACGGCCGCTCCGCCGATCTGCATCTCAACGTGGAGAGCCTTGGCCGCGACAACATCGTCGCGGTTGGCCCGCGCGGCTGCGGCCTCGCGCGCAAGAAGAGCGTCGATGTCGGCTGGCTGCTGCGCCAGCGGCTGGTGCTGCCCAGTCATTCCCACGGTCTCCGCGCGCTGATCGAGCACGCCGCCGCCCAGCGCAAGATCAAGCTCAACGTCCAGCTCGAGGCGGATTCCTTCCGCGTGCTGACGAGCCTGGTCGAGGAAGGCCTCGGCTTCGCGCTGCTGCCGCCCTCGTCGGTCCACGGCGAGGTCGCCGACGGGCGGCTGGAGACCGCGCCCGTATCCAAGCCGATGACGCGCGAGCTCATTTTCGCCTCTCCGATCGACCGCCCGGCCTCGACGGCCTCGCTCGCCATCACGACGCTATTGCGCGAGGAAGTCGCGGCCTGCCGCAAGGAAGGCCTGTGGGACATCAAGTTGAGTTAGATGCACGCGTGTCCTAGAACAGCCGCGCGCCAACTTGCCTTCGCATCTGGCGCGACCTGTCATGCCGGAATTTTATAGCTGGGCTGGACGATGCGTGAGCGTGCGCTCCCAGCCTCACCCTCAGTGTCATCGCCCGCGAAGGCGGGCGATCCAGTACTCCAGAGGCTGCAGTGGTCGAGCCGAGAGGCCGCGGCGTACTGGATGCCCCGCCTTCGCGGGGCATGACAGTGGGGCCTACCCCGGAATCCGCACCGGCAACGACTCATATCCCTTGATGAAGCTCGAATAGATCCGCTTGGGTTCCCCGACGACCTCGATGCGGTCGAAGCGCTTCAGCATCTCCTCCCAGACGATCCGCAGCTGCAGCTCGGCCAGCCGCATGCCGACGCAGCGGTGGATGCCGAAGCCGAAGGAGAGATGGGTGCGCGGCCGCGGGCGGTCGATGATGAAGTCGTTCGGCTTCTCGAACATCTCCTCGTCGCGGTTGCCCGAGACGTACCACATCACGACGCGGTCGCCCTTCTTGATATGCTTGCCGCCGATTTCGGTGTCCTGTAGCGCGGTACGCCGCATATGCGCCAGCGGCGTCTGCCAGCGGATCACCTCGGGCACCATGGAGTCGATCAGCTCCGGATTGGCGCGCAGCCTGTCGAACTGGTCCGGGTTCTCGCTCAGCGCCAGCACCGAGCCGCTCATGGTGTTGCGCGTGGTGTCGTTGCCGCCGACGATGAGCAGGATGATGTTGCCCATGAGATTGTCGGGGTCCATGAAGCGCGTCGCGTCGTTATGCGCCATCAGCGACAGCAAATCGTTGCGCGGCGCGGAGTTGACGCGCTCGTTCCAGAGCTTGGACATGTAGGCGTAGCACTCGTCCATCTCGCGGCGGCGCTCTTCGGCCGAGGCGACGATGCCGCTCTTGGGCAGCGCGGTCGCGACATCGGACCAGCGCGTCAGCTTGCGGCGTTCTTCCCAGGGGAAGTCGAACAGGGTCGCCAGCATCTGCGTCGTCAGCTCGATCGAGACGCGCTCGACGAAATTGAAGGTCTCGTTGCGGGGCAGATTGTCGAGCACGGTCTGCGAGCGCTGGCGGATCAGTTTTGCCAGCTCGTCCAGATGCGTCGGCGTGAACATCGGCGACACCGTCTTGCGCTGCGCCGAGTGCTGCGGCTGGTCCATGGCGATGAAGCTCGGCCAGTCATAGCCCTGCGGCACGTCGCGGATCCCGATGCCGCCGAGCGTCGAGTCCGAGGAGAAGATGCCGTGACTGGTGTCGACATGCATGATGTCGTTGTACTTCACCACCGACCAGTATGGCTCGATCGGCGCATTGGTGCAGTAATGCACCGGCTCTTCCTTGCGCAGCCGCTCGAACCACGGCCACAAGGTGTCGTCCTGGAACAGCCGGGGCGCGCCGGGGTGAAACTGCGCCAGCGGCGTCGCATAGGCCTCCTCGCGGGCCCTGCGCATGCGTTCGGCGTTGTCGGTTTTGACCGGAGTCTGGATGTTCATGGTAGTAGCTCCAGTGTTTCTCTTTCTCCCCGCAAGCGGGGAGAGGGAGTGATCTCACGCCGTAATCTTCACCGGCAAGGTTTCAAGTCCCTTTACGAAACTCGAATAGACCCGTTTGGGTTCGCCGACCACGTCGATATGGTCGAAGCGCTTGAGGATCTCTTCCCAGATAATCTTGAGCTGAAGTTCGGCAAGCCGCAAGCCGACGCAACGGTGAATGCCGAAGCCGAAGGACAGATGCGTGCGCGGGCGGGCGCGGTCGATGATGAAATCGTAGGGCTTTTCGATCGCTTCCTCGTCGCGGTTGCCCGAGACGTACCACATCACGACCTTGTCACCTTGCTTGATCTGCTTGCCGCGGAACTCGAAGTCGGCAAGTGCGGTGCGCCGCATATGCGCCAGCGGCGTCTGCCAGCGGATCACCTCCGGCACGAAACTGTCGAGCAGGCCGGGGTTCTCGCGCAGCTTGCGATACTGCTCCGGATGCTGGCTCAGCGCGTAGATCGATCCCGACATCGTGTTGCGGGTGGTGTCGTTGCCGCCGACGATCAAAAGGATGAGATTGCCGAGGAAGTTTTTCGCATCCATGTCGCGCGTCGCGGCGCCATGCGCCATCATCGAGAGCAGGTCGCTCTTCGGCGGCTGCTCGATGCGCTCCTTCCATAGCCGCGCGAAATAGCCCGCACATTCGGTCAGCTCGGCCTGCCGCTCGTCTTCGGTCGCAACGAGGCCGTCGGGGCCGGGAATGGTGGTGGCGATATCGGACCAGCGCGTCAGCTTGCGGCGGTCTTCCCAGGGGAAGTCGAATAGCACCGCGAGCATCTGCGTGGTGAGCTCGATCGAGACACGATCGACCCAGTCGAACACCTCACCGCGCGGCAGATTG includes the following:
- a CDS encoding cytochrome P450 gives rise to the protein MHGTIESAAKLDELRARATSLPLEQFDPGDPELFRTDTFWPYFDRLRREDPVHYCRDSMFGPYWSVTRYNDIMEIETNHSVFSSASALGGITIRDIDPDLRRESFISMDPPRHAAQRKTVAPMFTPTHLDNLALSIRERSAECLDNLPRGEVFDWVDRVSIELTTQMLAVLFDFPWEDRRKLTRWSDIATTIPGPDGLVATEDERQAELTECAGYFARLWKERIEQPPKSDLLSMMAHGAATRDMDAKNFLGNLILLIVGGNDTTRNTMSGSIYALSQHPEQYRKLRENPGLLDSFVPEVIRWQTPLAHMRRTALADFEFRGKQIKQGDKVVMWYVSGNRDEEAIEKPYDFIIDRARPRTHLSFGFGIHRCVGLRLAELQLKIIWEEILKRFDHIDVVGEPKRVYSSFVKGLETLPVKITA
- a CDS encoding cytochrome P450, which encodes MNIQTPVKTDNAERMRRAREEAYATPLAQFHPGAPRLFQDDTLWPWFERLRKEEPVHYCTNAPIEPYWSVVKYNDIMHVDTSHGIFSSDSTLGGIGIRDVPQGYDWPSFIAMDQPQHSAQRKTVSPMFTPTHLDELAKLIRQRSQTVLDNLPRNETFNFVERVSIELTTQMLATLFDFPWEERRKLTRWSDVATALPKSGIVASAEERRREMDECYAYMSKLWNERVNSAPRNDLLSLMAHNDATRFMDPDNLMGNIILLIVGGNDTTRNTMSGSVLALSENPDQFDRLRANPELIDSMVPEVIRWQTPLAHMRRTALQDTEIGGKHIKKGDRVVMWYVSGNRDEEMFEKPNDFIIDRPRPRTHLSFGFGIHRCVGMRLAELQLRIVWEEMLKRFDRIEVVGEPKRIYSSFIKGYESLPVRIPG
- a CDS encoding LysR substrate-binding domain-containing protein — protein: MDFRQLRTFSCVAELGSLSKASDTLRVAQPALSRQIKLLEHELRTELFTRNGRGMVLTEAGRLLLARTSGIVRQIDQIRDDIQSTKGPPSGQVVLGLVPTVSCVLSARFARRCVEKFPGISLRIVESYSGHLVEWLHRGEMDLAILYGRSADLHLNVESLGRDNIVAVGPRGCGLARKKSVDVGWLLRQRLVLPSHSHGLRALIEHAAAQRKIKLNVQLEADSFRVLTSLVEEGLGFALLPPSSVHGEVADGRLETAPVSKPMTRELIFASPIDRPASTASLAITTLLREEVAACRKEGLWDIKLS
- a CDS encoding acyl-CoA dehydrogenase family protein, which codes for MSEQHHTEDHADIREAVAKLCAQFPGEYWRKLDREMAYPKAFVDALTQAGYLSVLIPEEYGGAGLKLSAAAAILEEIQRAGCNGGGCHAQMYTMGTVLRHGNDEQKAKYLPKIASGELRLQAFGVTEPTSGTDTSSLKTFARKEGNDSYIVNGQKIWTSRAEHSDLMVLLARTTPKDQSKKRTDGLSVFIVDMREAKNNGLEIRPIRTMMNHATTEVFFTDMKVPAENLIGEEGKGFRYILSGMNAERILIAAECVGDAKWFIAKATNYAKERAVFGRPIGQNQGIQFPIAKVYASMRAAELMVKEATRKYEAGLDCGAEANMAKMLAADASWEAANACIQTHGGFGFAEEYDVERKFRETRLYQVAPISTNLVLSYVAEHVLGMPRSY